Genomic DNA from Candidatus Hydrogenedentota bacterium:
ACAGCGCGCTGCGCACGCGAAAAGGCACCGACATTGTCCGCCTCCCCTCCAAGAAAAAAACGCGCGGCGGGCCGCCGGGGGGCGTGCGCGCCGCGCGCTTGATTGCGGGATGCGGGGGATCAGGACTTCTTCGCGAGGACCTCGAACTTGACGAGGACGTCGGGGAGGATCGGGACGCGGACGCCGCCGATTTCCCAGTCGCCGGGGCCGACGCCCCAGAGGTTCCGGTCAATGCGGACCTCGCCGAGGGCGGTGACCTGGGTGTCGGAGACCTTGACGTCCAGGGGGATTTCCACGCCGACGGTCTTGTCGCGCATGGTCCACGCCACGGTGGCGACATACTTGCCGTCGCGCTGCTCGATCTTCTTGCTCTCAATCTTGACCGTGGGATAGGTCTCAATGTCGAAGAAGACGGCGGTCTTCAGCACGCCGGTGAGAATGGCGTTCTCCGTGCCGATGGACGGGGTGTCTATGGTGATGCTGAAGGAGCCCTGTGTGAAGTCGCCGCCCGGAATGGTCACGGTGCCCTCGCTCTTGTCGAAGCGCCCGCTCATGCCGATGGTGTCGCCAGCCACGGTCTTGTAGCCGATGAAGTCAATGAAGGTGTCGTCGAGGCTGAGGGCGTAGGTGACCGCGTCGCCCGCAGGGGCTTCGGGGGCGGCCGCAGGCGCGGCGGCGGGGGCGTTCACGGGGGCGTCGGCCGGGGCGGCCTCCACAGGCGCTACGGGAGCTTCGGGGGCCGCGGCCGGAGCAGGCGCTGGCTTGGCATCATCCAAGGTTTTCAGGTCCACCACGGCCGTCTGGTGGGTGCGCTCGAAAACCTTGGTGGCCTCGGCGGCCTTCTTTCCGTATTCCACGCCAAACTTATACCCGGCGGCGCCGCCGGCGGCGGCGCCCAGGGCGATCAGAACGACGCCGATGAGAATCTTCTTCATGGTTCAGACTCCTTTGCTCTCTGCCCTGTTAACGCGCGGGCTCGCGGCATTCTTAGAACACGGGGCCGCGGCGGGGCTGTTCCCGCCGCGGCCCGGAAAAGCGTTGTCAGCTCTGCGCGGGGGCCGCAGGCGCCTCCGGGGCGGGGGCCGCCGCCGCGTCGGCCGCCGGGGCGGCCTCGGCGGGCTTGGCGTTGCCCCAGGCCGGGTCGTACTCGAAGTGCGACGGGGTCTCGAAGTCGAAGGTGGTCCACGCCGGGTCGAAGTCTATGATCTTGCCCTCGGTGCGGGACTTGATGGCGGCGATGGCGGTCAGCGCGGTGGTAAAGCCGACCATCTGGTTGTTGAGCGGGACCTTGCCGGTGCGCACGCCCTCGACGAAGGCGGCGAACTGGTACACGTCCGGAACCTTGAGGTCCGTGCGGTCCTTGAACAGCTCGACGCCGTTGAGCATCTCCTCGTTGGTCTG
This window encodes:
- a CDS encoding YceI family protein produces the protein MKKILIGVVLIALGAAAGGAAGYKFGVEYGKKAAEATKVFERTHQTAVVDLKTLDDAKPAPAPAAAPEAPVAPVEAAPADAPVNAPAAAPAAAPEAPAGDAVTYALSLDDTFIDFIGYKTVAGDTIGMSGRFDKSEGTVTIPGGDFTQGSFSITIDTPSIGTENAILTGVLKTAVFFDIETYPTVKIESKKIEQRDGKYVATVAWTMRDKTVGVEIPLDVKVSDTQVTALGEVRIDRNLWGVGPGDWEIGGVRVPILPDVLVKFEVLAKKS